Within the Staphylococcus warneri genome, the region CCTTTACCGATACCTTTAAGTTCTGTTACATCTTCTATTTCATCTAATGGTCTTTCGTCAACTTCTATACTCTGTGCCGCTTTTCGGTATGCTGACACTTTAAAAGTATTTTCCCCTTTTAATTCCATATAGGTAGCAATCTTTTCTAGTAATTGAATCACATCTTTTTTAGTCATATACATCTCTCCATAAAAAGAAGACCAGGACATAGCTCATTTTTTCAAATTGTCTGTCCTGACCTCAATATCATTTTCTTTATAAATTTAAAATCATTTGTGAAACATAAGGTGTATGCAATAAAATTTGTTTGGCAAGTAATGAATGTCCTAATTGACCTTGTAACATTGCATTGGGATATAACGCGATTATATAGGTAAATATTTGTATGATTATCACATCAATGAATAGGCTTAAAACAATACCTAAAACGCGGCTTATGATATTTAAAGGTTGATATGCCACTATATTATCAAATGTGACGATGATTAGATATAAAATCAACTTACAGCTTATTGCAATCACAATAAAAGCAATCATTGATTCAAAACGATACTGTAGGTGATTAAAATGAATGGCATATTGTGTATCAAATGCGACAGTCTTTGGAAATGGTAAAAATACAATTAATCGCTGCGCAATCTCTCGATAAAATTGTTGTGCAATCCATAACGATGCAAACGTACTTATAGCATGTATGCTCGAAAGCCATAATCCCCGTCGAAATCCAACAATTGAAACATAGCATAATATCATTAGTACAACGATATCTAATAGCATTTAATCTTCTCGTTGTTTAATCTGATCTAATTCGTGTTGTAATCGACGATTTTCTTCTTCTAAGCTCACTTTGTCATGCATCACGTTCACTGCTGTTAAAATCGCTTTTCTAGTAGTGTCTAAACCTGCAGATTTTCGTCCTAATTCTTTCATTTTCTCATCCACTAAATGTGCAACATGTCTTATATGTTCCGGGCTATCATCGCCGATTATTGTGAAATGTTGATCATTGATTGTAACATTTATCCTATTCTTAAACTCACCCATATCGATATCTCCTGACTTTTAATTAAATTATTCCGTATCTTTATTTAATTTAACCAAAATCATGTTTCTATATTATTTTGAACATAACATAATATTAATGTTTGGTTTTATACATTTACTTATCATTAAACATTATACATGAGTCACCTTTATTTTGTAAGTAGTGAGATGATAAAGAATAACTTTCTATTTATCAAGAGAGTATGAGCCTATCAAGTAATTATTATTTTTCCTTCCGTCATCATTCTAAGGTTATTAATGTTATGATATCATTTGATTATTATGAAAAGATTCTAGCAAAGAGAGGTCTAACACTATATGGCAAACGTTGTCCATAAATTAACAGCAACTGAGATTCAATCATTAATGTCCAAGATTAAATTTGATACATCCCAATTACCTCAAGGTATGAAAGCACGAGCAAAACATAATAACGCTGTGATTAATATTTACAATTCTGGAAAAGTCATGTTTCAAGGAAAAAATGCCGAAATAGTTGCACAGCAATTACTCCCTGAAAAAAGTAGCTCAACACCAAAATCAGCAGCTTCAACTTCTAAAAAAACAACTTCTTCAATTAAATATAATCAATATAACTGTATTGGAAGCGATGAAGCTGGTAGTGGCGATTATTTTGGTCCACTCACAGTATGTGCGGCATATGTCACAAAGGATCACGTCAAGATTTTGAAGGAATTAGGTGTAGATGATTCTAAAAAGTTAACCGACGCTAAAATCGTCGAACTTGCCGAACAACTTGTAACGTTCATACCACATTCCTTGCTCACTCTTGATAACGTCAAATATAATGAGCGTCAACGTGCAGGTTGGTCACAAGTAAAAATGAAAGCTGTCTTACATAATCAAGCAATTGCGAATGTTGTTCAAAAAATTGATGCGCCATCATTAGATTATATTGTAATAGATCAATTTGCGGAACGTGGTGTTTATCAACGTTATGCCTTGTCCGATTTACCTTTCCCTAATAAAACAAAGTTTGAAACGAAGGGTGAATCTAAGTCATTAGCTATCGCAGCTGCGAGTATTATCTCTAGATATGCATTTGTTAAACATATGGATCAAATGTCTAAATCAATAAAAATGGATGTACCTAAAGGTGCTAGCAATAAAGTCGATTTATTCGCTGCAAAAATCATTGAAAATTAGGTGTCGAGCAACTCGATTCTATTTCAAAAAAACATTTTAAAAATAGAGAGAAAGCACAAATATTAGTAAATAAAAAATATCAATAATTACTATACACAAAAAGGCAAGTTCTACTGTATCCACAATAGAACTTGCCTATTACTTTTATTTTTAATTATCTAATTGTTGCACCTTTTGCTTTAAGTGCTTCAATGATTTGGTCATGTACTTTCGTTACACGTTCATCTGTTAAAGTATTTTCAGTATTTAAATAATATAATCTGATGGCAACTGATTTTTTACCTTCTTCTAAATGCTCACCTTCATATACATCAAACACAAGCGTATCTTGAAGAATATCAGCTCCATTTTGATGAATCGTATTTAATAATTCAGATGCTGGTACATCATGTTCAACTTCTAAAGCAATATCACGAGATACACCAGGATATTTAGGAATTGGTTGGTAATTGATATAACCTACTGATACATTCATCATTTCTTCATAATTCAATTCAAAGACATATGTGCGTTTTAAATCGTTATCAGCAGCTACTGTAGGATGCAATTCTCCGATGAAACCTATATCTTTACCGTTTAAAGATACCAACGCTGTTCTTCCTGGATGTAAACCATTGATTTCTGTAGCACGATATTCAAAATTTAAGTTAAGTTTTTGTGCTACGCGTTCTATGACACCTTTAGCTAAATAGAAATCCACTTTTTCTTTCTTACCTTGCCACTGATTTACTACATAATCACCTGTCATAATACCACTTAAATATTCTACTTCATCAGGCAATTCACCTTCAGCATTACCGAAGAAGACACGACCAATTTCGTATAATTTAACATCTTGATTTTTACGCGCAACATTATACGCAGCTGCTTCAATCAAATGTGGTAATAAACTTTGGCGTAACGTTGAATGTGCCTCGCTCATTGGCATTAATAACTCGATAGTTGGTCTATCTTGTAATGCAAAATCTTTCGCATGTGATTTTGATACAAGTGAATATGTGATTGCTTGGTTTAAACCCGCACCTTCAATTGTTTCTTTAACTGTACGTGTTTTATGCTGACGATCAGTTAATGCACCATTAGTAACATCTTCAAATACAGGTAAAGTTGATGGAATTTCATCATAACCATAAATACGAGCAACTTCTTCAATCAAGTCTTCTTTGATAGAAATATCTTTACGTCTTGATGGTACATAAACAGTAAGCTCATCCTGTTTACTTTCAGTTTCAAATCCTAATTGTTCAAAGATATTTTTAATTGCTTCAGTAGATAAATTAAATCCAATCGTACGATTAATTTTATCTGTTGTAATTTGAATTGGTGTAATGAACGAGCCTAAATCCCCTTGAGCTACGCGATCTTTAAGCACACGACCTGATGCATATGTTTCTAATAAATAACATGCGCGGTCAACTGCTTCGTTAACAAATTCTGTAGCAATACCTTTTTCAAATCGACTTGACGCTTCGCTACGTAAATTTAATCGTCTTGAGGTATGACGAATTGATGCTGAATCAAAAATTGCGCCTTCTACAACAACATTTGTTGTATTGTCGCTAACCTCTGAGAAGTCGCCTCCCATCACGCCACCAAGTGCAATTGGAGATTGTCCGTTAGTAATAACAATATCTGACTCAAGTAATGATCTTTCTTGATCGTCTAAAGTTGTCATTTTTTCATCTTGATGTGCTTGACGAACTTCAATATGATTTGAACCAATTTGATCTTGATCAAACATGTGTAACGGTTGTCCATATT harbors:
- a CDS encoding CvpA family protein — translated: MLLDIVVLMILCYVSIVGFRRGLWLSSIHAISTFASLWIAQQFYREIAQRLIVFLPFPKTVAFDTQYAIHFNHLQYRFESMIAFIVIAISCKLILYLIIVTFDNIVAYQPLNIISRVLGIVLSLFIDVIIIQIFTYIIALYPNAMLQGQLGHSLLAKQILLHTPYVSQMILNL
- the zapA gene encoding cell division protein ZapA, encoding MGEFKNRINVTINDQHFTIIGDDSPEHIRHVAHLVDEKMKELGRKSAGLDTTRKAILTAVNVMHDKVSLEEENRRLQHELDQIKQRED
- the pheT gene encoding phenylalanine--tRNA ligase subunit beta, translated to MLISNEWLKDYVDVEQDVQDLAERITRTGIEVDDLVDLTKDIKNLVVGHVISKASHPDADKLNICQVDIGEETPVQIVCGAPNVDEGQYVIVAKVGGRLPGGIKIKRAKLRGERSEGMICSLQEIGISSNVVPKAFENGIFVFPEKITPGTNALDALYLNDQIMEFDLTPNRADALSMVGTAYEVAALYDTQMTKPETNSNEEANSAMEELQVTVKNSDKVPYYSARIVKNVTIEPSPIWMQARLMKAGIRPINNVVDISNYVLLEYGQPLHMFDQDQIGSNHIEVRQAHQDEKMTTLDDQERSLLESDIVITNGQSPIALGGVMGGDFSEVSDNTTNVVVEGAIFDSASIRHTSRRLNLRSEASSRFEKGIATEFVNEAVDRACYLLETYASGRVLKDRVAQGDLGSFITPIQITTDKINRTIGFNLSTEAIKNIFEQLGFETESKQDELTVYVPSRRKDISIKEDLIEEVARIYGYDEIPSTLPVFEDVTNGALTDRQHKTRTVKETIEGAGLNQAITYSLVSKSHAKDFALQDRPTIELLMPMSEAHSTLRQSLLPHLIEAAAYNVARKNQDVKLYEIGRVFFGNAEGELPDEVEYLSGIMTGDYVVNQWQGKKEKVDFYLAKGVIERVAQKLNLNFEYRATEINGLHPGRTALVSLNGKDIGFIGELHPTVAADNDLKRTYVFELNYEEMMNVSVGYINYQPIPKYPGVSRDIALEVEHDVPASELLNTIHQNGADILQDTLVFDVYEGEHLEEGKKSVAIRLYYLNTENTLTDERVTKVHDQIIEALKAKGATIR